Proteins encoded within one genomic window of Rhododendron vialii isolate Sample 1 chromosome 1a, ASM3025357v1:
- the LOC131330413 gene encoding uncharacterized protein LOC131330413 encodes MVSRRGIEVDPTQLTAVQNLRAPTTIKEVQRLTGMVAALNCFIRCSGDLCRLFFQAIKTSRHRFVWTEECELAFQSLKEYLSRAPLLVTPLPEEDLYLYLTVSDHATSATLIRKEGMEHLHIFNSSKMMTDSQSRYLPMEKLALALVSTKTSLLPYFQCHRIVVLTEFPLEAVLRKTDSSSRILKFSQDLANFDIQFEPRTTMKGQALADFFVELTPRLQDEANALATAAEEARIADEEAFVDWNNPPPESLRARYTSSTKKPKREWKLFSGDAWRMTVDGASNVNGPRAGIILISPSGIVHESVVSIGYATTNNEAEYEALIAGLQLALRLDADSGHVFCDSWLIVGHLTDDYQAKEGRMNAYTGLASVYKTSGSCTIVFDEVEFPSFEPLACSVMAITLGPSQMDPIVAYLKNQVLPLNKREAHKIRCQAANYFLDPNDNLYRRNFTGLDLRVVHEDQVESVLNEFHSGSCGAHLGERTMAQRALTQGYWWLKMAKQSEDYVKRCVRCQQQASLIHQPTFPLKMITSPCSFVVWTFDIVGKMPKASGGFEYMLTATDLFTK; translated from the exons ATGGTGAGCCGCCGAGGAATAGAAGTAGATCCAACACAACTCACAGCAGTACAAAATCTTCGAGCTCCAACtacaatcaaggaagtacagcGCCTTACAGGAATGGTGGCCGCCTTGAATTGTTTCATTCGATGCTCTGGAGATCTATGCCGACTGTTCTTTCAAGCAATCAAGACTAGTCGACACAGGTTCGTGTGGACCGAGGAATGTGAGCTGGCTTTCCAGTCATTAAAGGAATACCTTTCCCGTGCTCCGCTCCTCGTTACACCCCTGCCCGAGGAAGACTTGTACCTCTACCTTACTGTTTCAGATCATGCCACGAGCGCAACCCTCATTCGAAAAGAAGGAATGGAACATCTGCATATCTTTAACTCGAGCAAAATGATGACGGACTCTCAGTCAAGGTATTTGCCTATGGAAAAATTAGCATTGGCTCTTGTTTCAACTAAAACAAGCCTTTTGCCTTACTTTCAATgccataggattgtggtcctcactgagtttcctctcgAAGCTGTACTTCGCAAGACGGATTCATCGAGTaggattttgaagttttctCAGGATCTGGCCAATTTTGACATCCAGTTCGAGCCCCGAACTACAATGAAGGGACAGGCTTTGGCCGACTTCTTTGTTGAACTTACTCCTAGGTTGCAAGATGAAGCCAATGCTCTGGCCACGGCCGCAGAAGAAGCTCGGATTGCCGACGAAGAGGCTTTTGTGGACTGGAATAATCCTCCCCCTGAATCCTTGCGTGCTCGGTATACATCAAGTACGAAAAAGCCTAAGAGAGAATGGAAGCTCTTTTCAGGAGATGCTTGGCGAATGACGGTCGATGGGGCTTCCAATGTTAATGGACCGAGGGCTGGGATTATTCTCATCTCACCAAGTGGCATTGTTCATGAGAGTGTGGTTTCCATCGGATATGCGACAACGAATAATGAAGCAGAGTATGAAGCTCTTATCGCTGGTTTACAACTTGCTCTTCGGCTCGATGCGGATTCGGGTCATGTCTTTTGTGACTCTTGGCTGATTGTGGGTCATTTGACTGACGATTACCAAGCCAAAGAAGGGCGTATGAATGCTTAT ACAGGTCTTGCTTCGGTTTACAAGACCTCGGGCAGTTGCACCATTGTATTTGATGAAGTTGAATTCCCGAGCTTCGAGCCATTAGCTTGTTCGGTCATGGCAATTACACTCGGTCCAAGCCAAATGGATCCAATCGTTGCATACTTGAAGAACCAAGTTCTCCCACTGAACAAACGGGAAGCGCATAAGATCCGTTGCCAAGCTGCTAACTATTTCCTTGATCCGAACGACAACCTTTACCGAAGAAACTTCACTGGCCTTGACTTACGAGTTGTTCATGAAGATCAGGTGGAGAGTGTTTTGAACGAGTTTCACTCAGGAAGTTGTGGGGCACACTTGGGAGAACGGACTATGGCCCAACGAGCGCTAACCCAGGGTTACTGGTGGTTAAAGATGGCCAAACAGTCAGAGGATTATGTGAAACGCTGTGTTCGGTGTCAGCAGCAAGCGTCACTCATCCATCAGCCTACCTTTCCTCTTAAAATGATCACCAGTCCATGCTCATTCGTGGTCTGGACTTTTGACATTGTTGGCAAAATGCCAAAGGCATCTGGAGGATTTGAGTACATGCTTACAGCCACTGATTTGTTCACTAAGTGA